The nucleotide window CAGGTACAGGGACGGGACACAGCAGGAGCAAGGGGGCCTTGCAACTCTCAGCTATTTCAGCTCTCGGCTGCTCCCCGCtacgccctccccccctttctgACCAATGACGCATCGACATGTCCCGTGCGGATGGCCGAagctccccctccccgtcaACGCTGCACCTGCTGTTGAATCGCGTCGCAAACCAGAACATCACAGCCTCGTCCAAAATAATTtcctgcccctcctcctctcacTATCAACCCCCCGCGCAAGCACACCACCTAAACACACACAACTCCGCGCGCAAGGAGAACCGTCAACATGACGACAAACGTCGCACTCGAGACCTCAATGGTATGTCTTCACGACCCAATTCCCAATCCGGTGACCTCGAAACCACGACTCCTCCAAACTGACATCGCACCAGGGCACCGTAACCGTCGAGCTCTACACCGCCCACGCCCCCAAGACCTGCACCAACTTCTCCACCCTCGCATCGCGCGGCTACTACAACGACACCGTCATCCACCGTATCATTCCCAACTTCATggtccaggccggcgacccaaccggcaccggccgcggcggcaccTCCATCTATGGCGAAAAGTTCGCTGACGAGATCCATCCGGGCCTCAAGcacaccggcgccggcgtcctctCCATGGCCAACGCGGGTCCCGACACGAACGGTTCCCAGTTTTTCATCACCCTCGCTCCGACCCCGTGGCTCGACGGCAAGCACACCATCTTTGGTCGCGTCAAGAATGGCCTCAGCGTCGTCAAGAGAATGGGCCTCGTCAAGACGGGGCCCGAGGACCGGCCCTTGGAGGAGGTCAAGATCCTGAGGGCGTCCGTCGTAGAGGACCccggcgcggacgaggcgTAGTAgcttctcgatggccttttggtctcttctctttcttctccgcATGGCATGGAGTTTCGGCGTTGGGTTACTATAAAAAAAGATACTGTGGGGGCATCATCACGTCACAAATACCAGCACATTCAGACGCTATATGGCGTCCGGCACTCATACAAGACACATTCGCTCACTTCCAATGTGTCATTCCCCTTCCT belongs to Colletotrichum higginsianum IMI 349063 chromosome 5, whole genome shotgun sequence and includes:
- a CDS encoding Peptidyl-prolyl cis-trans isomerase-like 1, with the protein product MTTNVALETSMGTVTVELYTAHAPKTCTNFSTLASRGYYNDTVIHRIIPNFMVQAGDPTGTGRGGTSIYGEKFADEIHPGLKHTGAGVLSMANAGPDTNGSQFFITLAPTPWLDGKHTIFGRVKNGLSVVKRMGLVKTGPEDRPLEEVKILRASVVEDPGADEA